In the Oncorhynchus keta strain PuntledgeMale-10-30-2019 chromosome 32, Oket_V2, whole genome shotgun sequence genome, TACAACTACAAATTGAAaaacacatttataaaaaaaaaaacatgtatgaAACCTGTAAATCAATTTGGGGAAAGCACATCTACTGATTCCTTACCCAGCCACCCTGCTCCCTAATCCAGTTGATCACATGATCTCGCAGGTAGTCTGTGGCCCAGCTGATAATGGTTCTGATGATGTCGGGGACCTTGGTCAACAGAGCCTGAGGAGAGAAAGACGATGCTGTCTTATTACACAATGAAGAagccaactcatcccaaaacttGTAAAATGCAATACCATTCCAAGTGTTGCGGTTTTCAAAACAGTGAATCTATTCCGACTGAGATGAGCCCCGTTTCCTTTGTCTAACGGAGGACAAGAGAGCAAGAGATTgactgagagaggagagctaAATAAAACACAACCACTGACAACCCTCACCTTGATGACCAGCCGACAGGCAAAGTAGAAGAGTGCCACCACCCTGCCCCAGTTGAACTTCCCATCAGAGAAGATCTCACAGGCCACTCTCATAAAAACCTCCTGGCTGGGCTGGAGTGCAGTATCATTTATCATACTGAATGGAAAAACAAGAGAGATGCTCTGAGTATTGCACAAACTCCAGAGGTCAATTCAAAGTGAATATTGGTTCAAGCAAAGAGCTGGAGTCCCTTTCTAAGTCCTTGGTTTAAGATACCCTTGGAGTTGTGTATTGCCATCCAGCTCATCTCCAATCTGCTGCAGGCACTGGGCCAGTTTCTTGTGGTTGGGGTCACACAGCTCACTCCCGCCCAACTGGGTCTGTAACACTGACAACTGAGTACTGCTGTCAGCATGGCGACGAACCCGCTCGTAGATGAAACTGCGAAGAGAGGGTCACCGGTAAACAACTAGCTAGTATATGTGATCCTTGTCTGATTAATCAGGGTGTAACAAAATTAATTGGTATATACAGCCTGAAACATTGGAGCGCAAAATCTTATAAAATGTTCAGCCAGAatgttgaatttttttttttttttttaacttactCTATAGGTTGTCTGTGCAGTTTGTCCTTCAGACGCTTGAAATGTGAGAcaaatatccacaggaaagtattgTTTACCAGGCTTTTTAGAGTACTGGTAGGTCAGATGAATGCGAGCAACGTCTGATCTGTGGTTCGCTGACGCTTGGCTATTGTTTACATATTGTACATGTGTTTACGTCGCATTCGTCAGAAGATTGAAAATACACACCAAAAACACAAGCCAACAGAACCATATACCTACCGGCTCAGTAAAAAGCCTGGTAAACAGGCTTTTTACTGAGGATATTTTGTCTCAAATGTCAAGTGGCTGAAGGACAAACCGCACAGACAACCTGTAGTGTAAGTTCAAATGTAAtgttattcaacattctggcttgtaaaGGAACATTTATGATTTGGACTCAGTGTTTCAGGCTATATGTACCAATTAAATAGTATATTACAGCCTGATTAAATCAGACAAATGTGAATAAAGATCACATTCAGGAGTAAACAAGAAGGTATACTcactctgtcagtaatctttttCCCAGTTCTAGTACCTGATCAGTTCCATTACCTGAGAACACAAAGCAACACTGTAGTGAGAGTACTACCAGAACATAAACCAACAGCAGGTAGAGGCAATTTAAGACAATGCCTATGTCTAGGTAGTCTGGCTAACACTGAACTCTTGAAGTCCTCCTGACTGAGTCACGTAGGTAGCGTCAGCCAAGGCCAATGTATGGGTGTCTGTCATATCGAAACTGGGGAGTCATAAATATATTATGTAATGGGCTAAACATGTTTGAAATGTGacacaaaaatacatttttgaacaAGTAGGTACTGAAGTATGCGGGTCTAATGACCAGTTCAGTGTGACATGAATTTACGTGAAAGTTAAAACAACAGCTGACTCATTTTCAGAAGTAGACTTCTCAGCTGACATTAGTAACAGTTGGGCTGGCCCAAGATGTACTACAGATAGGTTAGTTGCCAATGATGTTTCTGGAATTACAACCATTAAGAATGAAGTACAACGACTCATTGCACTGCCACACCTGCCCCTACCAGccctacaggagggcagctcccAATCAGCCCCGTCCAAGCTCTTCTGTGCCCtagcaccccaatggtggaaccagcttccccctgcccatcttcccaaaaacatctgaaacactacctcttcaaagagtatcttaaatacacccccccacacacacacacacacacactaacatgcaTATTAaacacagctagctagcaccCACATACTAGTCTGACGAATCAGTCTGTAATACACTATTAATTGGTATAAACAGCTTGAAACAAATGCCTGCAAAATCTTGTAAATGTTCCttgccagaatgttgaataaaattacatttaaacttaCTATACCGATTGTCTGTGTGGTTTGTCCTTCATCTTCATTGAGACAAAATATCCCCAGGAAAGTACTGTTAAAAAGACTTTTTAGAGAGCCAGCCGGTAGGTATATGGTTCAGTACCAAGGTAAAGGTTGTTTTATATAGGATATTCGGTTCTCTCGCCAATAGCTATTGAACCAAGCATGCCATGACAATGAAAATATATTCTAAACCAGGGAAGGATGGAGAACAATCCATAGGTTTTTTGTGTGAATTTCTCATTTTCTTATCAGATTTCAATCTTCAAAAAGATCTAAGATTAACACACAAAAGGTGTCGATTGTTCTCCATCCTCCTCTGATTCAGAAATAAACGTCACAATACTCCATGTCATGGCATGCTTGGTTCAATACCGAATATCCAATACAAAACAGAATGTTTGgggtgtatatgtatataccAATTAACTGTTTATTACAGACTAGCACATAACGTTACAGGCTAGATTGGTGAGAAAAGAAAACAAGTTTACTATAATGTACCTTtcccagatagatagatagatagatagatagatagatagatagatagatagataactTAACTACCTAGTTATGTGTATGGGCATGTTTCAGAGATGGGATGGTTGGGTGttatgttagctagttaaccAGCTGGCTAGCTCGACGCGGCTGGGTCCAACCGGTAACAACCCTCAATTATTTAACAAGTTAACTAAACTGTGACAAATACTTTAAGTTCCGGCTCACGATAATTACGATATCAGTGCCACAGTTCCGTATCGATTGTGTTTATCATAGTTATGTCACTTACCTGAATCGCCTCCTCCCGACGGCGTAGCCATCTTGTAACGTTACTAATATTACTTTGAGTCTGCTTCCGCCTGCAGTCATGTGACATATGTTTACAGTAACATAGGAGTGGCTTCTTGTTGCTCGTTCATGAATGCCAGCTTGTAAGAACACAACGCAGAGGGCCAATAACATTTACGAGTAGTCAATTTACAAAACACTATGAGTATAGCAAGTTTAATCAGcaatgaatataaatattttgacAAATGTAATCCAAGGTTCCGCTTCTGCCTTGCCCTTTATTAAACGTCATATCCTGACCTGGCTGACTTCTGTCCGTTGCGCGCATGCTTAGTTCTCTTTACGACTCGGCTGACAAAGATGGCGGATGCACAAGTACGTTCCGCAAAACAGCGTGGCGAAATTAATGTGCTTCTTTTTGACAGAAAAATAACTAGCATGGCATCGTAGCGTACAATAAATAGCTTTGGTTAAGCGAAGAGCATGCGATTGAAGTATTTCACTGTAGTTTGGTCCCGCAGTTCTTTCGACTATCGCGTTCCGAGGCCCTGTGCTGTGGAGCGCATTGTCGTAGATCCAGCTAGGCCGTTTGCTAACTAGGCCTTTACAGCATTATGCGTATGCTTAATCTGTAGCTGGTAATCGAAGTTTACTGATTTATGGCAGAGTTGATAGCTAAAACGTGTCATTGCTAGATAAATGTATGCGCGAGAAGCTCAGTCTTAACGTACTGAAAAAGCTATAGCCGTCAGGTTAGTTTTTACGCCAATTTGGCTGGCTTCCTAGCCAGATCACTCTTTCGTTGGCCAAATTCAGCGGTCTACTTTCTCAATTTGTATATTCCAAATGTTATGGCTTTTGTTTTAGTTACCTAGTGAGTTTGCTCGGCTTTTGAGTGCAGCCAGCTCAAACTTTTCTGAACTTTCATAATGGCCAGCTTCATAGTGTAAACCTGGCTAGTGCACCCTTTCTGATCTGCTTCTCTGTTAAATTAACTTATAATATTTTGTAAACATTAATGCACAGTAGTCATGTATATTTTTTACCTGCAAATGATGTTTTTCTCACGATGGTCTTCCTAGCCTGTGAGGCTCTGACGACACTGCCTAACGGCAACACTGATGCAGTATAGCTTGATGGTTATTTTCAGATCCATGATGTAGCAACGGGTTAGTCTCTGCATAGATTATTTTTTTGACTTGGGGGTTATGTCTTTTCCCCACAGACCGAGAGGGCTTATCAGAAGCAGCCAACCATCTTCCAGAACAAGAAGCGTGTTCTGGTTGGTGAAGGTGGCAAGGAGGCCAAGGAGAAGCTCCCACGCTACCACAAGAGCGTTGGTCTAGGCTTCAAAACCCCAAGAGAGGTGATGTACCCAACGACCTAAACGATCGTTAAACTACAGTTGTGCTCCTTATGGGCAGTATGATTTTATTGTTTTTTGAATACAGCCTTGTCTGAGGTGTCAATTAGCTTGTATGGTTAACTGCTCTTTAAAGCTGCAAATGATGTTTTTCTCACGATGGTCTTCCAAGCCTGAGGCTCTGACGACACTGCCAAATGGCAAAACTGATGCACTTATAGGAGGGCTTTGGcgatctatactgaacaaaaaatagaTGTACGGTTATGCTCCAATGTTTCATGAGTAGAAATAAAAGGCCCCAGAAATGTTCCGTATGCACAAACATATTTTTTCTCAAatgtttgtttacattcctgttagttaAGATATCTCCTTTGGCAATATGATCCATCCacctgtggcatatcaagaagctgctCAAACactatgatcattacacaggagcACCATGTACTGGGCACATTAACAGgcccctctaaaatgtgcagttttgtcacacaacacaatgccacaggtctcaagttgagggagcgtgcaattgacatgctgactgcaggaatgttcccCAGAGCTTTTGCCCTAAAATTGATGACAACTCATGAAACAGGAATATTTCTGTCTAAagcccagtgggtgggcctatggctgctcccctgcccattcatgtgaaatccaaagATTATGCCCCAATTAATTAAAATGTCTGATTTcattatgaactgtaacttggGTAATTGTTGTATGTTGGGTTTGTTTTAGTTCCGTATAGTTTATTTTTTACACGGGTTTGAGAGTTTTGGAAGGAGTTGCAGAGAACCTAACTTTTTTTTCCCCCAACAGGCTATCGATGGTACTTACATTGACAAGAAATGCCCCTTCACTGGGAATGTCTCCATCCGTGGTCGTATCCTCTCCGGTTAGTCTTTAAATTTCCTTGCTGTTCATTGTTTTTGGTTTGGATGTAAAAGTCATCTTTGGCATTTAGAGCCCTATATGACCACATTCTCACTGAACTACAAATAGTTTTCTCATGATGGTCTTCCAAGCCTTCTGGATATGACAAAGCCTTATGGCATTACTGATGCAACGACCCAAACCCCCTGCTCACCCTATTCAACGGTCTACTCCTATCCCTAGATCAGTCCCTAGATCAGTGCTTAGATGTAGTCGAAGATTGACCACATTGACCTGATTCTGCCTTTTCAGGCGTGGTGACCAAGATGAAGATGCAGAGGACCATCGTCATCAGACGTGACTACCTGCATTACATCCGCAAATACAACCGCTTTGAGAAGAGGCACAAGAACATGTCTGTCCATCTCTCACCTGCCTTCAGGTAAGAGGATTTCTGTTGAGTCTTTTCAACCTCTCTTCTTTGTATCCAAGAATTGGCTGATCGTGCCAAGCTAGTGCCTTTCCTACTGCAAGGGTGGCTGTAACTCACTGTTGCACTACAGTTGAAGTTCTATGGAATCAGATTTGATGTTGGCTGCAAATGATGTTTTTCTCACGATGGTCTTCCAAGCCCATGTGGCGCTGACGACACTGCCTAATGGCTACACTGATGCAGTTTGGCCTACCTATCACATGAGACGGCAGTGGTTTCCATGTTTCTCAATTCCCCTTGCATTTTCTTGATGTTATTGCTAGAAAAGCAGTGCCATGGTCGCTTTCGGATTATGCTCCAGTAATTCCCTCCTTTTCCCTGCAGAGACGTCTCCGTCGGAGACATTGTTACCGTCGGAGAGTGCCGACCCCTCAGCAAGACAGTCAGGTTCAACGTCCTCAAGGTCACAAAGGCTGCTGGAGCCAAGAAGCAGTTCCAGAAGTTCTAATCTAGGATGTGCAGGAGATGAGACCAATTGACAGGAAGGCTTTCTAGGCTGACCTGCTCTGAAGTATCTGAAATAAAGAAAATGTTCTGTATCTTGGTCTTCTGGCCTGTCTTTTGTTACGTTTGTACAGTTCAATGGGAAGCCTTTGCCAATTAACTGAAAAGGAGTGCTTTGTTTTGCGTAATAACTGAGTCTGACTTATTGTGTGTTCTGCCAGACAATTCTCTCCGTTGTCCATCCATCAACTGAGTCCTATACCACGTCTTTCAGGCAATCCGCATTCAGGACTGGACCCATTCAGTTTATAATTATTTATATACCTTTGTCTCAAAAGTCAAAGATGGATACACAATAGGGACCCCTAGTGAATAACTAAATCTGTCAAGACTCAAAAGTGTGGCCTTGTCCTATGCTTAACCAACAGAGGGTGACAAACACCTATTTTTAAATCAAAACCAAATGTACTGATTTTTGAAATAATAGCACACTGGCTTCCATCTTGGGACTGGGTGTAGAAATAGGATATAAAGTATTGTTAGTACCATAACAGTAAACAAATTATTGTCATTTTATTTAAATCTGATAGACAAAGTAATTAATTTTTATCCTTTAATTCATTCACATTTAGTGTGCCACAGTCAGCGGAGGCTGTTTGAGGCAAGTTGATTGTCACCCATGG is a window encoding:
- the LOC118384508 gene encoding apoptosis regulator BAX — protein: MATPSGGGDSGNGTDQVLELGKRLLTDFIYERVRRHADSSTQLSVLQTQLGGSELCDPNHKKLAQCLQQIGDELDGNTQLQGMINDTALQPSQEVFMRVACEIFSDGKFNWGRVVALFYFACRLVIKALLTKVPDIIRTIISWATDYLRDHVINWIREQGGWEGIRSYFGTPTWQTVGVFLAGVLTTVLVIRRM
- the rps11 gene encoding 40S ribosomal protein S11, with the translated sequence MADAQTERAYQKQPTIFQNKKRVLVGEGGKEAKEKLPRYHKSVGLGFKTPREAIDGTYIDKKCPFTGNVSIRGRILSGVVTKMKMQRTIVIRRDYLHYIRKYNRFEKRHKNMSVHLSPAFRDVSVGDIVTVGECRPLSKTVRFNVLKVTKAAGAKKQFQKF